The window AGTTAGTAGTTACCGGTCAGTATCttagaaaataatagtttttcgtATTGTGATTTGTGGATACTGGTTATTGACtgttatacgatattatatgatGCTTCCCAAAAATGCTTCAAAGTGCGTAATATATGGCCGTCAATCCAAaggtaagtattttataatttcataaaaagttACGAAACAACTAAACAAgcattctatattattatctattttatatctttaaaatttaaataggtattatttaaatgttttattcaacaTGCTTTTTAAATAGAGTTAGTTTATAGTCATTATTCTTCAGAAAATGATTCGTCATtccatatagtattattacagaAGACTGGGTATTtccattttcatttaatttatatgaaaaagatAAGATAAGTTATCTTTAAAATTTGTTGATGTAAGATCtaaatttgacattttgtaGGGGTTTATTGTCCAAtagaatttatagttttaagttagtaatattgttttataaacataatcatAGGCGTGCGAAGACTTAAATTTCTGGTCTAGCCTAGACAATTATAGTGCCCTAATATTTGGACAGcgcccctattttttttttaacatatccACATACATGTTTTGATGTATTAACCTATTAATGTCTATAGTACTATAAAAAGcctatgaacataatatacataatacctattattatattatataacccaAAATAACCTAATTTCTATAATGTACATAcatcaaatgtattattgatgtttattataataggtattgttgTTCATCGATTTCCCAATCCTAGAACAGACTTTGTGAGATTAAAAAAATGGATTGATTTGGTTGGTTTGAACGAAATGGATCCAAATGatgtttataaaaagaaatttatatgcaataatcaTTTTGATGAACAGTGTTTTAGTCCTGGTACTAAGAGACTGAATGCGAGGTCTTATCCAACATTACTATtaccaggtacctacctacatacaaatacaaataatttaaaaaacaaataatttgtttgaattttgaaaagtattttcatacaagttatttgaattattcttaatactattaaagtaaaatacaaatgCATGCCTGTTCGTAAGTTAATGTCTAATAGATTTTTAATCGATATGAgtttaggtattacattttcaataatggCTAATAATAATGTTGGTTATTTTAAGGTAGTACTAATTCAAAACCTAGTCAACCTAGTGTTAAGGCTTCAATATCCATACATCAGAGCGATGTTGTGAACCGGATGAGAGACACTGTTGATAGGCTTCGAAGTCGAACAAATAACTCTTATtcgaattgattataatataagtttattaaatataaaacataaatcaatcaagaatagtttcaaattattgaaacgGTACAATTTAAGACATAAATAATCAGCATGGATACCGTCAACTAGTAGCCTGCTAACTATAGAGTGATGAGCCTTTCGTTAGGGTCCCTGTTATATAGGTGCGTTAGTATAAGGAAAAAGGTACCTACACGTACATCCTTGCTACGTGTAGCCTTgctttttttatgtaacaaataTCATACTTTCCTTATACCTATTACGTTgtcttttagataataattactgCTGCCCATCACGTATCGGACACATGCCGAACTGCGTGTGGCCTGTAGTATTTGCAACACCTCCCCCACAAAACGAGGGATTATGATTAATAAGACCTCTAACTATTGCTCAGAATGCTGATCTACTAGTATCATGAAATCCATCTTTTACGGGTATTATTAGTTTAcaaaaattcttaatattacGTTAGTACAttacattatgtattaaaattttttttcttattacatacattttttttcttattacatacattttttcttatt is drawn from Acyrthosiphon pisum isolate AL4f unplaced genomic scaffold, pea_aphid_22Mar2018_4r6ur Scaffold_851;HRSCAF=1310, whole genome shotgun sequence and contains these coding sequences:
- the LOC115035096 gene encoding uncharacterized protein LOC115035096, whose protein sequence is MFIIIGIVVHRFPNPRTDFVRLKKWIDLVGLNEMDPNDVYKKKFICNNHFDEQCFSPGTKRLNARSYPTLLLPGSTNSKPSQPSVKASISIHQSDVVNRMRDTVDRLRSRTNNSYSN